The window AAGAAGCTGGAGAAGGATGGCGACATCGGCCAGGACGAGAGCCGCTCGCTCGCCGACCAGGTGCAGAAGGCGACCGACAGCGCCGTCAGCGACATTGACGGCATTGTCGCCGTCAAGGAACAGGAAATAATGCAGGTGTAGGTTCGCT of the bacterium genome contains:
- a CDS encoding ribosome recycling factor, giving the protein KKLEKDGDIGQDESRSLADQVQKATDSAVSDIDGIVAVKEQEIMQV